AAATATACATAATCTTCGCTTTACTGGTAAGGACCTGGTACGAGTTGGAGATCAATATAGCATGAGCAAGTACAGTGAGTCCAGAGATGTAGTACCTGAGAATTCTTTTGACTGGCTTCAGGTTGTTTTGAAAGCAATGTTGGAGCAAAAAAATATGTCAAAACGAAGTCTAGATGAGCTATTTGAGGACATCAAAATTGCTTTGGGTTACCTAAAACAACCAACTAAGCATGAGGCTAGTAAAACTGCAGAATCTGTAGAGAAGTCATTGTGTCTAGCTCTAGTTGCTTCTTCAAATGAAAATAAGGTTGGTGATAAACTGCAAGAAGAAAACAGCAGACTAAAAGATGAACTGAACAAAATGGAATCTGCAAAGAAAGAAATGGAAGCTAAGCTACAGTCAGCAACTGAAAAGAACGAAGCATTGATGGTACAACTTCAGGAATCACAGCAAAGCCTTGGAACCCTACAAACAGAAATGGAGAGTCTGAGAGAAGCAGAGGGGTTGATAGAAGACCAGCTCGAAAATCAGAAGTCAATTAATGAAGACCTTGATACCCAGCTAACTATTGCCAAAGCAAAGTTAAATGAAGTCTTCCAGAAGTTCTCCTCTTTAGAAGTGGAATTGGAGGATAAACATAATTGTTTCGAAGAACTAGAAGCAACATGTCTTGAGCTCCAACTCCAGCAAGAAAGGTAATCATCGGTCCACTCACTCCACTGCATCTTCTGTAATATAGTTTCTGTTCGCTTAATGAGACATTTCTGATTTATGAAATGTCTGATTCACAGTGCTACAAAGACGGAAACTCCAGAGTATGACATAAGCAAAGAGGAAAAACAGTCCCAACCTGTAAGTTACTCATACCGGTCTTCTTTTTTTCCTAACATACGTAATGATGTTAGATACTAAATAAATGACCAGAACTGAAATAATTGATCCAAAAAGAGTTAATCCGGCCATCTGTGTTCTGTCTGTTTGTAACTTGAAAGACTAGTTCCAAAATACAGTGAGCAAATTTCATGTTTTAGAAATGGTTCATCACCTGTACCACATTTTACTTTGTTTTAAAAGGAGTTCAATGATTAGATATAAATGAACTTTCATAAAGAATCTCCTAATTAGGCACTGTGGTGTGACAATTGTTAAACTTTTAGGGATGGGAAATCACAACAGCCTCAGTGAAGCTGGCAGAGTGCCAAGAAACCATCCTAAACTTGGGAAAACAGCTGAAGGCACTAGCTACACCAAGAGAAGCAGCACTGTTTGACAAGGTGTTCTCTACCACCAGCACTGCAGCCAACGGCACCAATAATAACTTGCCCAAGCGCTCTTCTCTACGTGATCGAATGCTAGATGATGAAGATCCCAAAGACGGGGTTCTGAAGTCTCCAAAGGGTAAACATGAATCAAGGGATGCAGATGCACAAAAACCATCCCTTCTTCACTCTGATAGTCATAATGCTTTGTCCACTCCTAGTGCTCTGGTAAATACCCGCCAAGTAAACTTTGGTTCAAAGCATCTGGCTATTGTGCCGAGTAAGAAACAAGGAGGTTTTGGTTTTCTAAGGAGGCTACTGCTGAGGAGGAAGAAAGGAAGCAGCAAGAAACCACAAACCTTGTCCAAAGCTTGATTTTCAGAAGGTGAGGAACCTAAAAGAAAATGCAGCAAATCGCAAGACTTTCGTGAGGTAACAAGACTTGGTAGCATGTGAAATCTGTTTTCTTCTGCTGTTTGGTTTTTTCTCATTACTACTTGGCATTACTAGAGTTTAAGCTTATTTTCTAGCATAATGTGAGCGAGTGAGATCTGTGAGTTAGTGAGTCTGCCTGATGTATATATATCTTTGTTTGAAGCTTCGAAGACTATAATTACATAATTAATAAGACTGACAGACGATGATCAGATCAAACATATTTACATTTCTGGGATTGGCCATTCCTACATGAAGGTTGATCTTCCCAGTACAATCAATGTTATTGTACAAATTCTACGAGTGAATCAAATCTATGACCAATCTTCCTCTCATATTCAAATCCTTGTAAGTTTATCTTATTGCAATGAAATCAATAAACTTTAGTATAGTGGTCCTTCTACGTTTCTGTGATGGCTGCAGCTGCTTCCTTCATATCAAGCAAGGCCTCTTCAAAGCACTTGGCTAGAAATGCGGGGTCAGGGATGATATCTTTGGCCACCAATATTTGCATGTCTGCCCTTTCAGCATAGCTCACCATGTGCATTGTAAGTGCCTGCATTACCAACCAGCAAAAAACAATCATGTTATAAGACATCTATGTTCTCGAACATTCAGCTTTGCTAGAATTTGAAGTGATTCTATGGCAGTACATGGGGCAAACTTGATGAACTGGCTCTTAGGTAAGTTATAGGATTGCCTCCAACTGTAATTTCTTCTTGTGGTCCGAGTATATTTGAAATAGTAAAGCTAGTATTGCAGAGAATCCGGTAATTAAGCCAAGTAGCAACCTACATACAACAAACACAAGCAATTTAACTTTGAACAAACAAAATAAAATTTAACTTTATATTCTTTTGTTATTTTGAAAACCCTTTTGAAAACCTGATTTTGGTTCTCACCTTTGGTCCCAAGTAGGTCATTACAAACAAACCGATTTTGTATGAGAAATGACCCTCTACAGATTGCTTCTTCTTGTCGATCATCACCTTCGATCTCTTGAGATAGGCTAGAGGGTCGGCATTGCTCTTAGAGTTATGATAATATATAGGTAGGAGAAGCATGCCGAACTTGTTACCCCAACTTGATCCTGAATTGCTCCTCATCAAATCGGACAGCTCCTGGCATAAGTCTGAAGTTTCAGTCATTTCCATTAAGGAAAACAAAGAGAATAGAATGAGGTAAAGGATGACAGTTACAACAAACCTGCAATCCAGGTTGCTCTCTTAGATTAGTCATGGCTACCCCTGTAATTTGAACACCCTCAGGCAAAGCTGACAAAGACAATTGGTTTTAGTCATGGCGATCCAATGTCACTTATGGAAGTACAAAAACAACTCAATGACACACCACTTTTACCATTTGGTTTTCTGTGATCCAAGTATCTTGATATCCCTAATGAAATCACCCCAAAAAGTACATCATTGATGGTCTGCACAGCCAAAAATAATAATATTCAGAGTCAAAAACCCACAATTTGTTTATTTTGAAAGAGAAAAATGGAGCTAACCCAAAATAGAAAACTCAAAATAGAGCTAACCCAAAATAGAAGAACACACTCTTTAAACAGACATGACAAAAAACACAACTACTTTACCGCATTAGGAATAGCTTTCTTCACATGCTTCATATCTTGAATCCTAAACTTTGCAGTGGCTAGTTTCCTAGGCCAGAGCTCAACCCCATCACCACCACTGATCTCAGTTTTCCGATCACAAACCCACAAACACCTCAGCACAAACTCCACCACAAACACCAAGCTAAACCAAACCATTGCCACAAACCCACACACCAAACCCAACAACCCTTTCTTATTCTTATTCACTCCCTTACTCTTCCCCGACGCCAAGGTCGGCAGCTTCCCCTTGTCGTCGGCTCTCCGGCAACTCGCCAAGAACATAGACATGAGAGAAATCCCATCTCCCAGAGCATGGTGGATTCGGAAAATCCCGACGTTGTGAGCAATAAGGAGATGAAATTCCCACATGGGTTTATCCGTGGGGAGCCCCGAGCCGGTGGAGAGGTCGGCCAGGTAGTCGTTGACGGCGGTCTCGTGGTCACCGGAGGAGGAGACGGGGTCGTGGAGGACGATGACGTGGCGGTCGAGGTCGATGTGGGTGGTTTTGTGCCAGCGTTCTCGGCCGTGGGAGTCACGCACCATGAGGCTGGAGAATCTTGGGTGGGTGAGCATGAGGGAGGATTTGACTTGGGATTTGATGGACTCGACGTCGATTGGGTTCTTGAAGCCCATGACGC
The window above is part of the Fragaria vesca subsp. vesca linkage group LG2, FraVesHawaii_1.0, whole genome shotgun sequence genome. Proteins encoded here:
- the LOC101295386 gene encoding O-acyltransferase WSD1-like, translating into MGSSAPATDSDEPITPAGRLFLQPQLNQIIHCVMGFKNPIDVESIKSQVKSSLMLTHPRFSSLMVRDSHGRERWHKTTHIDLDRHVIVLHDPVSSSGDHETAVNDYLADLSTGSGLPTDKPMWEFHLLIAHNVGIFRIHHALGDGISLMSMFLASCRRADDKGKLPTLASGKSKGVNKNKKGLLGLVCGFVAMVWFSLVFVVEFVLRCLWVCDRKTEISGGDGVELWPRKLATAKFRIQDMKHVKKAIPNATINDVLFGVISLGISRYLDHRKPNALPEGVQITGVAMTNLREQPGLQELSDLMRSNSGSSWGNKFGMLLLPIYYHNSKSNADPLAYLKRSKVMIDKKKQSVEGHFSYKIGLFVMTYLGPKVATWLNYRILCNTSFTISNILGPQEEITVGGNPITYLRASSSSLPHALTMHMVSYAERADMQILVAKDIIPDPAFLAKCFEEALLDMKEAAAAITET